In a genomic window of Oncorhynchus masou masou isolate Uvic2021 chromosome 4, UVic_Omas_1.1, whole genome shotgun sequence:
- the LOC135522208 gene encoding calcineurin subunit B type 1 — translation MGNEASYPLEMCTHFDADEIKRLGKRFKKLDLDNSGSLSVEEFMSLPELQQNPLVQRVIDIFDTDGNGEVDFKEFIEGVSQFSVKGDKEMKLRFAFRIYDMDKDGYISNGELFQVLKMMVGNNLKDTQLQQIVDKTIINADKDGDGRISFEEFCAVVGGLDIHKKMVVDV, via the exons TTGATGCTGATGAGATTAAGAGGTTAGGAAAGAGATTTAAGAAACTCGACCTAGATAACTCTGGCTCCTTGAGCGTGGAAGAGTTCATGTCCTTACCGGAACTCCAACAGAATCCCCTTGTACAGCGAGTTATCGATATATTTGACACAGATGGCAATGGGGAAGTCGACTTCAAAG AATTCATTGAGGGCGTCTCCCAGTTCAGTGTCAAAGGTGATAAAGAGATGAAATTGCGCT TTGCCTTCAGGATCTACGACATGGACAAGGACGGCTACATATCCAATGGAGAACTCTTCCAGGTCCTCAAGATGATGGTGGGAAACAACTTAAAGGACACCCAGCTCCAGCAGATTGTTGACAAAACCATCATCAACGCAGACAAAGACGGCGACGGGAGGATATCCTTTGAGGAGTTTTGTGCG GTGGTGGGAGGATTAGACATACACAAAAAGATGGTTGTGGACGTGTGA